The Eleutherodactylus coqui strain aEleCoq1 chromosome 13, aEleCoq1.hap1, whole genome shotgun sequence genome includes a window with the following:
- the LOC136588328 gene encoding zinc finger protein 547-like isoform X2 — translation MDKNPSHLTNRILNLTLEIIFILTGEDYTVVKKKPGECVTPSSCQSVSKGRSGTQRPMCVPPAHSLIDERSNEQKILDLSNKIIELLTGEVPLRCQDVTVYFSLEEWEFLEGHKDLYKDVMTENHQNFASLNLPKNVTSEYQSSAAENEPVSCDAERPGDRRVCTPIDLLQDESSHIKEEPASCEEERVLHTEMYATPPDLLHYKSIHIKEELCDERYLTDPDIYTPSQHLQQYSSPYIKEEPVSWDGDHLLDIEIYTSRDHLKYPSTLIKEEPTSMEEGDFLDANIYRPTKTRFTAMNQTTHASGQTYYFFEEQNHLNNSSDFLGHKASQIFECTKCGDCFRTRSLFDVHQRIHKGMKIYPCQECGKCFSCSAHLTLHQRVHTGERPFSCSDCGKCFNRNAHLTVHRRIHTGERPYSCNVCGKSFNCSASLIVHRRIHTGEKPYPCLECGKRFATNSDRAKHQKVHTGIKSFSCSDCKKSFNCKSHLIKHQKVHIRDKPYSCSVCGKRFVQKALLVLHLKTHTKQ, via the exons ATGGACAAGAACCCAAGCCACCTCACCAACCGGATATTAAACCTTACTCTTGAGATCATCTTCATTCtcactggagag gattacacagtagtgaagaagaaaCCTGGAGAGTGTGTGACCCCCAGCAGCTGTCAAAGTGTGTCAAAAGGAAGGAGCGGGACCCAGAGACCAATGTGTGTACCCCCGGCCCACTCACTGATAGATGAGAGAagcaatgagcagaagatcctcgACCTCAGCAACAAGATCATTGAGCTGCTgacgggagag GTCCCTTTAAGATGCCAAgatgtcactgtctatttctccttgGAGGAGTGGGAGTTTCTAGAAGGACATAAGGATCTGTACAAAGATGTCATGACAGAGAATCACCAGAACTTCGCATCTCTAA ATTTACCCAAAAATGTCACGTCTGAATATCAATCGTCTGCTGCTGAGAATGAACCAGTGTCATGTGATGCAGAACGCCCCGGGGACAGAAGGGTTTGTACCCCTATAGACCTTCTACAAGACGAATCTTCACACATTAAAGAAGAACCAGCGTCCTGTGAAGAGGAGAGGGTACTACACACTGAGATGTACGCAACGCCTCCAGATCTGCTACATTATAAGTCTATTCACATTAAGGAGGAACTATGTGATGAGCGGTACCTCACAGACCCCGACATCTATACCCCCTCACAACATCTCCAACAATACTCCTCTCCATACATCAAGGAGGAACCCGTCTCTTGGGATGGAGACCACCTGCTAGATATTGAAATCTATACTTCCAGAGATCACCTGAAATATCCTTCTACTCTTATTAAAGAGGAACCAACTTCAATGGAAGAAGGGGACTTCCTAGATGCCAACATTTATAGACCCACTAAGACGCGGTTTACAGCTATGAATCAAACAACGCACGCCTCTGGCCAAACATACTATTTCTTCGAGGAGCAAAACCATCTCAACAACAGCTCAGACTTCCTAGGACACAAAGCTTCTCAAATTTTTGAATGTACCAAATGTGGGGATTGCTTTAGAACAAGGTCACTCTTTGATgtccatcagagaattcacaaagGGATGAAGATCTATCCTTGCcaagaatgtgggaagtgttttagttGCAGTGCCCACCTGACGCTCCATCAGAGGGTCCACACTGGAGAGAGACCTTTTtcctgttcagattgtgggaaatgtttcaaccGTAACGCTCATCTGACGGTGCACCGCCGGATACACACCGGAGAGCGGCCATACTCTTGTAATGTATGTGGGAAGAGCTTCAATTGTAGCGCCAGCCTTATTGTTCatcggagaattcacacaggggagaaaccatatccTTGCCTGGAATGTGGAAAGCGGTTTGCCACCAACTCCGACCGCGCAAAGCATCAGAAGGTCCATACTGGGATCAAATCTTTCTCTTGTTCAGACTGCAAGAAAAGTTTCAATTGCAAGTCTCATCTGATTAAACACCAGAAAGTTCACATCCGGGACAAGCCTTATTCTTGCTCTGTCTGCGGGAAGCGTTTTGTCCAGAAGGCCCTGCTAGTCTTACATTTAAAGACTCACACAAAGCAGTGA
- the LOC136588328 gene encoding zinc finger protein 547-like isoform X1 has translation MDKNPSHLTNRILNLTLEIIFILTGEDYTVVKKKPGECVTPSSCQSVSKGRSGTQRPMCVPPAHSLIDERSNEQKILDLSNKIIELLTGEVPLRCQDVTVYFSLEEWEFLEGHKDLYKDVMTENHQNFASLTDLPKNVTSEYQSSAAENEPVSCDAERPGDRRVCTPIDLLQDESSHIKEEPASCEEERVLHTEMYATPPDLLHYKSIHIKEELCDERYLTDPDIYTPSQHLQQYSSPYIKEEPVSWDGDHLLDIEIYTSRDHLKYPSTLIKEEPTSMEEGDFLDANIYRPTKTRFTAMNQTTHASGQTYYFFEEQNHLNNSSDFLGHKASQIFECTKCGDCFRTRSLFDVHQRIHKGMKIYPCQECGKCFSCSAHLTLHQRVHTGERPFSCSDCGKCFNRNAHLTVHRRIHTGERPYSCNVCGKSFNCSASLIVHRRIHTGEKPYPCLECGKRFATNSDRAKHQKVHTGIKSFSCSDCKKSFNCKSHLIKHQKVHIRDKPYSCSVCGKRFVQKALLVLHLKTHTKQ, from the exons ATGGACAAGAACCCAAGCCACCTCACCAACCGGATATTAAACCTTACTCTTGAGATCATCTTCATTCtcactggagag gattacacagtagtgaagaagaaaCCTGGAGAGTGTGTGACCCCCAGCAGCTGTCAAAGTGTGTCAAAAGGAAGGAGCGGGACCCAGAGACCAATGTGTGTACCCCCGGCCCACTCACTGATAGATGAGAGAagcaatgagcagaagatcctcgACCTCAGCAACAAGATCATTGAGCTGCTgacgggagag GTCCCTTTAAGATGCCAAgatgtcactgtctatttctccttgGAGGAGTGGGAGTTTCTAGAAGGACATAAGGATCTGTACAAAGATGTCATGACAGAGAATCACCAGAACTTCGCATCTCTAA CAGATTTACCCAAAAATGTCACGTCTGAATATCAATCGTCTGCTGCTGAGAATGAACCAGTGTCATGTGATGCAGAACGCCCCGGGGACAGAAGGGTTTGTACCCCTATAGACCTTCTACAAGACGAATCTTCACACATTAAAGAAGAACCAGCGTCCTGTGAAGAGGAGAGGGTACTACACACTGAGATGTACGCAACGCCTCCAGATCTGCTACATTATAAGTCTATTCACATTAAGGAGGAACTATGTGATGAGCGGTACCTCACAGACCCCGACATCTATACCCCCTCACAACATCTCCAACAATACTCCTCTCCATACATCAAGGAGGAACCCGTCTCTTGGGATGGAGACCACCTGCTAGATATTGAAATCTATACTTCCAGAGATCACCTGAAATATCCTTCTACTCTTATTAAAGAGGAACCAACTTCAATGGAAGAAGGGGACTTCCTAGATGCCAACATTTATAGACCCACTAAGACGCGGTTTACAGCTATGAATCAAACAACGCACGCCTCTGGCCAAACATACTATTTCTTCGAGGAGCAAAACCATCTCAACAACAGCTCAGACTTCCTAGGACACAAAGCTTCTCAAATTTTTGAATGTACCAAATGTGGGGATTGCTTTAGAACAAGGTCACTCTTTGATgtccatcagagaattcacaaagGGATGAAGATCTATCCTTGCcaagaatgtgggaagtgttttagttGCAGTGCCCACCTGACGCTCCATCAGAGGGTCCACACTGGAGAGAGACCTTTTtcctgttcagattgtgggaaatgtttcaaccGTAACGCTCATCTGACGGTGCACCGCCGGATACACACCGGAGAGCGGCCATACTCTTGTAATGTATGTGGGAAGAGCTTCAATTGTAGCGCCAGCCTTATTGTTCatcggagaattcacacaggggagaaaccatatccTTGCCTGGAATGTGGAAAGCGGTTTGCCACCAACTCCGACCGCGCAAAGCATCAGAAGGTCCATACTGGGATCAAATCTTTCTCTTGTTCAGACTGCAAGAAAAGTTTCAATTGCAAGTCTCATCTGATTAAACACCAGAAAGTTCACATCCGGGACAAGCCTTATTCTTGCTCTGTCTGCGGGAAGCGTTTTGTCCAGAAGGCCCTGCTAGTCTTACATTTAAAGACTCACACAAAGCAGTGA